The following coding sequences lie in one Synechococcus sp. CC9902 genomic window:
- a CDS encoding NADPH-dependent FMN reductase, with amino-acid sequence MSSDTPLDVLVITASNGENLKLAERFQASARSLGQRAELLDLTTLDLPLFTPRAQAAHGIPTAIAPLQELLATTPRWVICAPEYNGSIPPCLSNAIAWLSVQGDDFRGLFNGRPVAIATHSGGGGMEALISMRIQLAHLGAEVIGRQLLSNYAKPANDDSIDDLLQRLLQQQPLKL; translated from the coding sequence ATGAGCTCAGACACACCGCTCGATGTGTTGGTGATCACGGCCAGCAATGGTGAAAACCTCAAGTTGGCCGAACGCTTTCAAGCCAGCGCCCGCAGCCTCGGCCAACGGGCAGAACTACTGGATCTCACAACGCTCGACCTTCCCCTGTTCACGCCAAGAGCCCAAGCAGCCCACGGGATACCAACGGCCATTGCCCCTCTCCAGGAGTTGCTGGCCACAACTCCTCGCTGGGTGATTTGCGCTCCGGAATACAACGGGTCGATCCCGCCATGCCTCAGCAACGCCATTGCCTGGCTTTCGGTTCAAGGCGATGACTTCCGGGGCCTCTTCAATGGCCGACCCGTTGCCATTGCCACCCATTCCGGAGGAGGAGGCATGGAAGCCTTGATCTCGATGCGGATCCAACTCGCCCATCTCGGCGCAGAAGTGATAGGCCGGCAATTGCTGAGCAATTACGCCAAACCCGCCAACGACGACAGCATTGACGACCTGCTTCAACGCCTGTTGCAACAACAGCCATTGAAGCTCTGA
- the gcvP gene encoding aminomethyl-transferring glycine dehydrogenase: MTSPFLQRHLGPSETEQHQMLQTLGYQHLDDFIKDVVPDDILDAAPPRNVLPAGCGEAEALADLGTIAAKNLVQRSLIGLGYHGTATPALIQRHVFENPAWYTAYTPYQAEIAQGRLEALLNFQTLISELTGLPIANASLLDEATAAAEAMGLSFGVCRRPEANRFLVDCHVLPQTWAVLQTRAEPLGIELERVDPEQMAFDTRVFGVLLQLPGADGLLWDPTTLIERAHDAGALVTVAIDPLAQTLFAPVADFGADIAVGSAQRFGVPMGFGGPHAAFFATREAYKRQIPGRLVGESKDAEGNPALRLALQTREQHIRRDKATSNICTAQVLLAVIASFYAVHHGPDGLRAIAERLVGLRLQFEAGLRTLDVAVEEADRFDTVTVTTTHAPAVHAAAAEAGFNLRVLPDGVPASQATGFGVSFDEFSDQKEVAHLLEAVARAVGKPVSTAPASAANTALLSLPSRIRPWLTQPAFHRYRSETELMRYIQRLVSRDLSLVHGMIPLGSCTMKLNAAAELLPVSWPEFARLHPFAPLDQALGYRHLADDLERWLAALTGFAAVSLQPNAGSQGEYAGLLVIRAWHRSRGDNHRDICLIPTSAHGTNPASAVMAGLKVVAVACDAEGNIDQDDLAARATEYADRLAALMVTYPSTHGVFETGIRHICEVVHRHGGQVYLDGANLNAQVGLSRPGAFGADVCHLNLHKTFCIPHGGGGPGVGPIGVAAHLAPFLPGHPFENQTASAIGPVSAAALGSASILPISWMYLRMMGADALRQASAVALLSANYLAHRLDDHFPVLFRGATGRVAHECILDLRPLKRDAGIDVDDIAKRLMDYGFHAPTVSWPVAGTVMVEPTESESLSELDRFADALIAIRDEVRAIETGAMDALNNPLKRAPHTMAAVMAEVWDRPYSRQQAAFPLPDQTQNKVWPAVARIDNAFGDRNLICTCPSVEAVAIAA, from the coding sequence GTGACTTCCCCTTTTCTGCAGCGGCATTTGGGCCCAAGCGAAACTGAGCAGCACCAGATGCTGCAAACGCTGGGATACCAGCATTTGGATGATTTCATCAAGGACGTTGTCCCCGACGACATCCTTGATGCCGCCCCGCCCCGCAACGTGCTTCCTGCAGGGTGTGGCGAAGCTGAGGCACTGGCAGATCTCGGCACGATCGCTGCGAAGAATCTTGTTCAACGATCGCTGATTGGTCTCGGATATCACGGCACAGCAACGCCGGCGTTGATTCAACGCCACGTGTTTGAGAACCCTGCTTGGTATACCGCCTACACCCCTTATCAAGCTGAGATTGCCCAAGGGCGGCTTGAGGCGTTGCTGAATTTTCAAACGTTGATCAGTGAGCTCACTGGGCTTCCGATCGCGAATGCTTCCTTACTGGATGAAGCCACGGCCGCGGCAGAAGCCATGGGCTTGAGCTTTGGTGTGTGTCGACGTCCCGAAGCGAATCGTTTCCTTGTCGATTGCCATGTGCTTCCCCAGACCTGGGCTGTGCTGCAAACCAGGGCGGAGCCATTGGGAATTGAGCTTGAGCGGGTTGATCCCGAGCAGATGGCTTTTGACACGCGGGTGTTTGGGGTGCTGTTGCAACTGCCCGGCGCCGATGGGCTGCTCTGGGACCCCACCACGCTGATCGAGCGGGCCCACGATGCAGGTGCTCTGGTGACGGTGGCGATTGATCCGTTGGCGCAGACCCTGTTCGCGCCCGTTGCGGATTTTGGTGCTGATATTGCTGTAGGCAGTGCTCAACGATTTGGTGTGCCGATGGGATTCGGCGGCCCCCATGCAGCATTTTTTGCGACGCGAGAGGCCTATAAGCGTCAGATTCCTGGGCGGCTTGTAGGGGAGTCGAAGGATGCCGAGGGCAATCCTGCTTTGCGCTTGGCGTTGCAGACCCGAGAGCAGCACATCCGCAGGGATAAGGCCACGAGCAACATTTGTACGGCGCAAGTGTTGCTGGCGGTGATCGCTTCGTTTTATGCGGTGCACCATGGCCCCGATGGTCTTCGAGCTATCGCCGAACGGCTTGTTGGCCTCCGTCTTCAATTCGAAGCTGGCCTTCGCACGCTGGATGTTGCGGTGGAGGAGGCCGACCGTTTCGACACCGTCACCGTCACCACCACGCATGCGCCGGCTGTGCACGCAGCGGCGGCCGAGGCGGGATTCAATCTGAGGGTTCTGCCTGATGGTGTGCCGGCGTCCCAAGCCACCGGATTCGGCGTCAGCTTCGATGAATTCAGTGATCAGAAGGAGGTAGCCCACCTCCTCGAAGCAGTGGCCAGGGCGGTTGGCAAGCCCGTGTCCACGGCGCCTGCCTCTGCAGCCAACACCGCGCTGCTCTCACTCCCCTCGCGGATACGGCCTTGGCTGACGCAGCCAGCGTTCCATCGCTACCGCAGCGAAACGGAGCTCATGCGCTACATCCAGCGCTTGGTGAGTCGCGACCTGTCGCTGGTGCACGGAATGATTCCGCTGGGTAGCTGCACGATGAAGCTGAATGCAGCCGCAGAACTTCTGCCAGTGAGCTGGCCGGAGTTTGCCCGTTTGCATCCTTTTGCACCTTTGGATCAGGCGTTGGGCTATCGCCATCTCGCCGACGACTTGGAGCGTTGGCTGGCGGCCCTTACCGGTTTCGCCGCTGTTTCATTGCAGCCCAATGCTGGCTCTCAGGGTGAATACGCCGGGTTATTGGTGATTCGTGCCTGGCACCGCTCCCGCGGGGACAACCACAGAGATATTTGTCTGATTCCCACCAGTGCCCATGGCACTAATCCCGCTAGCGCGGTGATGGCTGGCCTCAAAGTTGTGGCGGTGGCCTGTGACGCGGAAGGCAACATCGATCAAGACGACCTTGCAGCGCGGGCAACCGAGTACGCCGATCGGCTTGCGGCCTTGATGGTTACCTACCCCTCAACCCATGGGGTATTTGAAACCGGGATTCGTCATATCTGTGAGGTGGTCCATCGCCATGGCGGTCAGGTGTATCTCGATGGCGCCAATCTCAATGCGCAGGTGGGCCTCTCTCGACCTGGAGCCTTCGGTGCCGATGTTTGCCACTTGAATCTGCATAAAACGTTCTGCATTCCCCACGGCGGTGGTGGTCCAGGGGTGGGCCCGATTGGGGTGGCGGCTCATCTGGCGCCGTTCTTGCCTGGGCATCCCTTTGAAAATCAAACTGCATCGGCCATCGGCCCCGTGTCTGCAGCAGCTCTGGGGAGTGCCAGCATCCTCCCGATCAGTTGGATGTATTTACGGATGATGGGGGCGGATGCCCTCCGTCAGGCCAGTGCCGTGGCGCTGTTGTCGGCCAATTATTTGGCTCACCGTCTCGATGACCATTTCCCGGTGTTGTTCCGTGGTGCCACGGGCCGTGTTGCCCATGAATGCATCCTCGATCTTCGACCACTGAAGCGAGATGCCGGCATCGATGTCGATGACATCGCCAAGCGATTGATGGATTACGGCTTCCATGCTCCAACCGTGAGTTGGCCGGTGGCAGGCACCGTGATGGTGGAGCCCACGGAAAGCGAAAGCTTGTCGGAATTGGATCGGTTCGCCGATGCCTTAATCGCTATCCGTGACGAGGTTCGAGCGATTGAAACGGGGGCGATGGATGCCTTGAACAATCCTCTGAAGCGGGCTCCCCACACCATGGCTGCGGTGATGGCCGAGGTTTGGGATCGTCCCTACAGCCGCCAGCAGGCTGCATTTCCCTTGCCCGATCAAACCCAAAACAAGGTGTGGCCAGCCGTGGCTCGGATTGATAACGCCTTTGGCGATAGAAATCTGATCTGTACCTGTCCGTCCGTGGAAGCCGTTGCCATTGCGGCCTAA
- the gcvH gene encoding glycine cleavage system protein GcvH: protein MAFEFPAAYRFADSHEYAHLDGELIRVGISAFAVDQLGDIVFVDLPDVGASLDKGTSFGSVESVKAVEDMYAPIAGEVVERNEAVLASPEELQNDPHGAGWLLVVRPSDPAQLETLLDSATYSAKVNAG from the coding sequence ATGGCGTTCGAGTTCCCCGCCGCCTACCGCTTTGCCGACAGCCACGAATACGCCCATCTCGATGGTGAGCTCATTCGCGTTGGCATCAGTGCTTTTGCTGTTGATCAGCTCGGCGACATTGTTTTTGTTGATCTCCCTGATGTGGGCGCCAGCCTCGATAAGGGCACCAGCTTTGGTTCTGTGGAGTCTGTGAAAGCTGTCGAAGATATGTATGCCCCCATTGCAGGGGAAGTGGTCGAGCGCAATGAAGCGGTGCTGGCGAGCCCTGAAGAACTCCAGAACGATCCCCATGGCGCGGGATGGCTTCTGGTGGTGCGTCCAAGTGATCCGGCGCAACTCGAGACGTTGCTTGATTCAGCCACCTATTCCGCGAAGGTGAACGCCGGTTGA
- a CDS encoding aminotransferase class I/II-fold pyridoxal phosphate-dependent enzyme, with the protein MTSAIARKLIDSVSQQQAPLAAQRTSAVEQRLQRVLAAFAEERLGTQHFASLTGYGHGDQGRDLVDRVFARVLGAEAAAVRMQFVSGTHAITAALFGVLRPGDRLLSITGRPYDTLEEVIGLRGTGQGSLADFGIDYDEVPLTPEGVVDRVGLDQALAVPQRMVLIQRSCGYSWRPSLSVKEIGELCALIHARQPDCICFVDNCYGELVQDCEPPEVGADLVAGSLIKNLGGTIAPTGGYVAGRADLVHQACCRLTAPGIGRKGGTGFDLQRLVLQGLFLAPQMVAEALIGADLVAGVFERLGFAVQPRPGAVRSDLIQAVCLGSPEALKTVCRAFQACSPVGAYLDPVPAAMPGYASDLMMAGGTFIDGSTSEFSADAPLREPFNLFVQGGTHRAHIQLALAEALTALDAAGLINLPQTEII; encoded by the coding sequence GTGACGAGCGCGATTGCAAGGAAGCTGATCGATTCTGTGAGCCAGCAGCAGGCGCCCCTAGCTGCGCAGCGAACATCTGCGGTGGAACAACGCTTGCAGCGTGTTTTGGCTGCGTTTGCTGAGGAGCGGTTGGGGACGCAGCACTTTGCTTCCCTCACTGGCTACGGCCATGGAGATCAGGGCCGTGATCTGGTGGATCGGGTGTTTGCAAGGGTTCTTGGGGCTGAGGCGGCAGCGGTGCGGATGCAGTTCGTCAGTGGCACTCACGCGATAACGGCAGCGTTGTTTGGCGTGCTGCGGCCTGGTGATCGTTTGCTTTCAATCACCGGTCGTCCCTACGACACCCTTGAGGAAGTCATCGGTTTGAGAGGGACGGGTCAGGGGTCGTTGGCCGATTTTGGGATCGATTACGACGAAGTGCCGTTAACGCCTGAGGGGGTTGTGGATCGGGTCGGTTTGGATCAGGCGCTGGCTGTGCCTCAGCGCATGGTCTTGATTCAACGCAGTTGTGGCTACAGCTGGCGCCCGTCGTTGTCGGTGAAGGAAATCGGTGAGCTCTGCGCGCTCATTCACGCACGGCAGCCCGATTGCATCTGTTTTGTCGACAATTGCTATGGGGAATTGGTTCAGGACTGTGAGCCGCCCGAGGTGGGGGCCGATCTGGTGGCGGGTTCGTTGATTAAAAATCTTGGTGGCACCATCGCCCCAACCGGCGGTTACGTTGCCGGCCGGGCCGATCTGGTGCACCAGGCGTGTTGTCGATTGACGGCCCCTGGCATCGGTCGAAAAGGTGGCACGGGATTTGATCTGCAGCGCCTCGTGTTGCAGGGATTGTTTTTGGCTCCACAAATGGTGGCTGAGGCTTTGATTGGTGCGGATCTCGTGGCCGGCGTGTTTGAGCGGCTTGGCTTCGCCGTTCAACCGAGGCCAGGTGCTGTGCGAAGCGACTTGATCCAGGCGGTTTGTCTGGGTAGTCCGGAGGCTTTGAAAACGGTCTGCCGTGCGTTTCAAGCCTGTTCACCGGTGGGGGCTTATCTGGATCCAGTGCCGGCCGCAATGCCTGGCTATGCCAGTGATTTGATGATGGCCGGCGGCACGTTTATCGACGGATCAACGAGCGAATTTTCCGCTGATGCTCCCCTGCGAGAGCCTTTCAATTTGTTTGTTCAAGGCGGCACTCACCGTGCCCATATCCAGCTGGCCTTGGCGGAAGCCCTCACGGCACTTGATGCGGCGGGACTGATCAATCTCCCTCAAACTGAGATCATCTAA
- a CDS encoding acyl-CoA desaturase: MVSSQPADSRELRVRAAVTGPRGPLPARQRRLKSGTTGFMLVNHILATVALLPQFWSWQAIVAFGVLYWMTVLGVTLGLHRLVAHRSLVVPVWLERVLVIMGTLACQSGPIEWVGLHRHHHRFSDQPTDHHDAGRGLWWSHSEWMLHEIPALKELDRYAGDLQCDPFYRWLDRWFLLLQIPLGLGLYWYGEAAQVHGGGLGLVLWAIPLRLVVVYHVTWLVNSATHAFGYRNFDSPDLSRNCWWVAVLSFGEGWHNNHHAHPASARHGLRWFEFDITWQHVRLLKRFGLARRVREATYNP, from the coding sequence TTGGTTTCCTCGCAACCAGCTGATAGCCGCGAGCTTCGCGTTAGGGCTGCTGTAACGGGCCCCCGTGGGCCATTACCTGCCCGTCAAAGGCGTCTAAAATCAGGAACCACCGGCTTCATGCTGGTGAATCACATCCTGGCCACCGTGGCCTTGCTCCCTCAGTTTTGGAGCTGGCAGGCGATTGTTGCCTTCGGTGTTCTGTATTGGATGACCGTTCTGGGGGTCACCCTCGGATTACACCGTTTGGTGGCGCACCGCAGCCTTGTGGTTCCCGTTTGGCTGGAACGCGTGCTGGTGATCATGGGCACGCTCGCTTGCCAGAGCGGACCGATCGAATGGGTTGGGCTTCACCGCCATCACCACCGATTCTCCGATCAACCCACAGACCATCACGATGCTGGACGGGGGTTGTGGTGGAGTCACAGCGAATGGATGCTCCATGAGATTCCTGCGCTGAAAGAGCTCGATCGCTATGCGGGAGATCTGCAATGTGATCCCTTTTACCGCTGGCTCGATCGCTGGTTCTTGCTGCTTCAAATCCCCCTGGGATTGGGCTTGTACTGGTATGGCGAAGCTGCGCAAGTCCATGGCGGCGGATTGGGGCTCGTTCTTTGGGCCATCCCCCTACGACTCGTGGTCGTGTATCACGTCACTTGGCTGGTGAACTCAGCGACCCACGCCTTCGGATATCGCAATTTTGATTCACCCGACCTCTCGCGGAATTGCTGGTGGGTGGCCGTGCTCTCGTTTGGAGAGGGTTGGCACAACAACCACCATGCGCACCCTGCCAGCGCACGCCATGGCCTGCGCTGGTTTGAATTTGATATCACCTGGCAGCACGTTCGCCTCTTAAAACGGTTTGGCCTCGCGAGACGGGTCCGTGAAGCCACGTACAACCCTTAA
- a CDS encoding acyl-CoA desaturase — protein MNRAPSPPSRPVTSHKALKRAGLLHVRRKGGRSAAPSQSPRRGTIVFMVVLHTSAMVALLPRFWSWQAVLTLGILYWATACLGVTIGYHRLLSHRSFRVPKWLERFFATCGALSCQQGPITWAGLHRHHHKFSDTDADHHNSHRGFWWSHMGWMFETIPAMQAIPRLSGDLSSDPYYRWLNRNFLYLQFPLAFLLFVIGSITGAGGWALVLWGIPLRLVLVYHVTWLVNSATHCWGTIAYDSGDASRNNKWVAALTFGEGWHNNHHAFPHSACHGLQKGQIDLTWEHIRLMRALGLAKNIRLPIKPA, from the coding sequence GTGAACCGAGCGCCATCTCCACCGAGCCGGCCGGTCACGTCTCACAAGGCTTTAAAACGTGCTGGCTTACTCCACGTGCGTCGCAAAGGGGGGCGATCCGCAGCTCCCTCCCAAAGCCCACGCAGGGGAACCATCGTGTTCATGGTGGTCTTGCATACCTCCGCGATGGTGGCTCTACTGCCGCGTTTCTGGAGCTGGCAAGCCGTTCTCACCCTCGGCATTTTGTACTGGGCTACAGCCTGCCTCGGAGTCACGATCGGTTACCACCGACTGCTGTCTCACCGGTCGTTTCGGGTTCCCAAATGGTTGGAGCGATTTTTCGCCACCTGCGGTGCCTTGAGCTGCCAGCAAGGGCCGATCACCTGGGCCGGTCTGCATCGCCACCACCACAAGTTTTCCGACACGGACGCGGATCACCACAACAGCCATCGAGGCTTCTGGTGGAGCCATATGGGCTGGATGTTTGAAACGATTCCTGCCATGCAGGCAATCCCGCGCCTCAGCGGCGACCTCAGCAGCGATCCCTATTACCGCTGGCTCAACCGCAATTTTCTTTACCTGCAATTTCCTCTGGCGTTTCTGCTGTTTGTGATCGGCTCCATCACTGGCGCTGGAGGGTGGGCCTTAGTGCTTTGGGGCATCCCCTTAAGACTCGTGCTCGTTTATCACGTGACCTGGCTTGTGAACTCCGCAACGCACTGCTGGGGAACCATTGCCTACGACAGCGGCGATGCTTCCCGCAACAACAAATGGGTGGCGGCCCTCACCTTTGGCGAGGGTTGGCATAACAACCATCACGCCTTCCCTCACTCCGCATGCCACGGACTCCAGAAAGGACAGATCGACCTCACCTGGGAACATATCCGCTTGATGCGAGCTCTCGGGCTGGCCAAAAACATCCGCCTACCCATCAAGCCTGCATAA
- the rplI gene encoding 50S ribosomal protein L9: MPKRVQVVLNEDILSLGKDGDLVDVAPGYARNFLLPFGKAVPVTPAVMKQVEHRRAKEVERQAALKQEALNFKTALDTIGRFTVKKQVGEDNVLFGTVTNGDVAEAIEESTKKEIDRRDILVPEIHRTGKYTVTVKLHSEVTAEINLEVVSY, from the coding sequence ATGCCCAAACGCGTACAAGTCGTTCTGAACGAGGACATCCTCAGCCTCGGCAAGGACGGAGATCTCGTGGACGTAGCCCCTGGCTATGCCCGGAATTTCCTGCTGCCCTTCGGCAAAGCTGTTCCCGTCACCCCTGCAGTGATGAAGCAGGTGGAGCACCGCCGTGCCAAGGAAGTTGAGCGTCAAGCGGCCCTGAAACAGGAAGCCCTGAACTTCAAGACAGCTCTCGACACCATCGGTCGCTTCACCGTGAAGAAGCAGGTTGGCGAAGACAACGTGCTGTTCGGCACCGTGACCAACGGCGACGTCGCTGAAGCGATCGAAGAGTCGACCAAGAAGGAGATCGATCGCCGCGACATCCTGGTGCCTGAAATCCACCGCACCGGTAAGTACACCGTGACGGTGAAGCTTCACAGCGAAGTGACCGCCGAAATCAACCTCGAAGTGGTGAGCTACTGA
- the dnaB gene encoding replicative DNA helicase — MVSAPQPDNDESPKGGRSGYGRDRRNQEPSFEGLPDSVPPQNIEAEEAVLGGILLDPDAIGRVADILQPEAFYLNAHREMFRTALMLHGQGKPTDLTSMTAWLADTGSLEKVGGNGRLIELVERVSSTASIEQVARLVMDKFLRRQLIRSGNEVIKLGFDQSLPMEQVLDQAEQTIFAISQEKPSKGLTPTAEILTQTFEEIESRSLGTSVAGIPVNFYDLDAMTQGLQRSDLIIVAGRPAMGKTSIVLNLAKNVAQLHDLPVCVFSLEMSKEQLTYRLLSMEVGIEAGRLRTGRLQQEEWPLLGQGINTLGQLPIYIDDKPNSGVLEMRSLCRRLMAEQGKELGLVVIDYLQLMEGSTPDNRVQEISRITRALKGMARELNVPVIALSQLSRGVESRTNKRPMLSDLRESGSIEQDADLVLMIYRDEYYNPETQDRGITEVILTKHRNGPVGTVKLLFEPQFTRFRNLAA, encoded by the coding sequence ATGGTGAGCGCCCCCCAGCCAGACAACGACGAATCGCCCAAAGGGGGACGCTCGGGTTACGGACGAGATCGCCGCAACCAAGAGCCGAGTTTTGAAGGCCTCCCCGATTCGGTCCCACCCCAGAACATTGAGGCCGAAGAAGCGGTATTGGGTGGGATCTTGCTCGACCCAGACGCCATTGGCCGGGTTGCCGACATCCTGCAACCTGAGGCGTTTTACCTCAATGCCCATCGGGAGATGTTCCGCACGGCCTTGATGCTGCATGGCCAGGGCAAGCCCACCGACCTCACCTCGATGACCGCCTGGCTAGCGGACACGGGATCACTTGAAAAAGTCGGTGGCAATGGCCGACTGATTGAACTGGTGGAGCGGGTGAGCTCCACAGCTTCAATCGAGCAAGTGGCACGACTGGTGATGGACAAGTTCCTTCGCCGCCAGTTGATCCGTTCGGGCAATGAAGTGATCAAGCTGGGCTTCGATCAAAGCCTGCCGATGGAGCAGGTGCTCGATCAAGCCGAACAAACGATTTTTGCCATCAGCCAGGAAAAACCCTCCAAAGGGCTCACCCCCACCGCCGAAATCCTCACCCAAACCTTCGAAGAAATCGAAAGCCGCTCCCTGGGCACCTCGGTGGCGGGCATCCCGGTGAACTTCTACGACCTGGATGCGATGACCCAGGGCCTGCAGCGCAGCGATCTGATCATCGTCGCCGGCAGGCCGGCGATGGGTAAAACCTCAATCGTGCTGAACCTGGCCAAGAACGTGGCCCAACTGCACGATCTTCCCGTTTGTGTGTTCAGCTTGGAGATGAGCAAGGAGCAGCTCACCTACAGATTGCTCTCGATGGAAGTGGGCATCGAAGCCGGGCGACTGCGGACCGGGCGACTGCAACAGGAGGAATGGCCCCTCCTCGGCCAAGGCATCAACACCCTCGGGCAACTGCCGATCTACATCGATGACAAACCCAACTCCGGTGTGCTGGAGATGCGATCGCTCTGCCGACGGCTGATGGCCGAACAGGGCAAGGAGCTGGGCCTGGTGGTGATCGATTACTTGCAGCTGATGGAAGGATCCACCCCCGACAACCGGGTGCAGGAGATCTCGCGGATTACGCGAGCCCTGAAGGGAATGGCCCGGGAACTGAACGTTCCGGTGATTGCGCTCTCCCAGCTCAGCCGTGGCGTGGAATCACGGACGAACAAACGACCGATGCTGAGCGACCTGCGGGAATCGGGATCGATTGAGCAAGACGCCGATCTGGTGTTGATGATTTACCGCGACGAGTACTACAACCCGGAAACCCAAGATCGCGGCATCACCGAAGTGATCCTCACCAAACACCGCAACGGCCCCGTCGGCACGGTGAAACTACTGTTCGAGCCCCAGTTCACCAGGTTCCGAAATCTGGCGGCGTAA